In a genomic window of Helianthus annuus cultivar XRQ/B chromosome 10, HanXRQr2.0-SUNRISE, whole genome shotgun sequence:
- the LOC110871143 gene encoding endo-1,4-beta-xylanase 5, protein MEEQQLVFLKMFVLFLILPLAAATEDGPSYDYSGYIECKNEPEDPLYNGGMVINQNQSVSSTFMLPNLSGNTIYSFSSWVKINGSNATTIKASLTLGNDTKMCIGNVIAKSECWSFLKGGFVLESPLNDAIVYFLDSNGYNVNVTLASASLQPFTHQQWQKDQQNSIDKERKRAVTIHVSDEDGNMIEGARIFVEQTNRDFLFGSAISKNILGNLPYQKWFLERFNAAVFENELKWCETEPEQGSVNYTIPDLMLDFVRANQITVRGHNIFWEDPMYIPSWVQNLTGDALYSAVKSRIQSLMTHYKNQFVHWDVSNEMLHFDFYEQQLGQNASLEMFKLAHETDPLAWLFMNDFNVVETCGDLNSSVGAYVGRMKELEEGGVTMDGVGLEGHFTIPNPPLIRGVLDQLAALHLPIWLTEVDISNTLDQDTQGKYLEVVLREVYSHPSVNGIMLWTALDLNGCYQMCLTDPNFQNLPAGDVVDNLLLKEWSTGVVNGQSDEDGTFSFDGFLGEYMVNVDIGNMTSNSTFFISKGDETTHYSIQL, encoded by the exons ATGGAAGAACAACAACTCGTTTTCTTGAAAATGTTTGTATTGTTTCTCATCTTACCTTTAGCAGCTGCAACCGAAG ACGGGCCGTCTTATGATTATTCAGGCTACATTGAG TGCAAAAATGAGCCGGAAGATCCGCTTTATAATGGTGGGATGGTCATTAATCAAAACCAATCTGTTTCGTCTACATTCATGTTGCCAAATCTCTCAGGCAACACAATCTACTCATTCTCCA GTTGGGTAAAGATAAATGGCTCCAATGCAACCACGATCAAGGCGAGCCTAACTCTAGGCAATGACACAAAAATGTGTATAGGAAATGTCATTGCAAAAAGCGAATGTTGGTCGTTTCTGAAAGGTGGATTTGTACTCGAGTCACCCTTGAACGATGCCATCGTGTATTTTCTG GATTCCAATGGATATAACGTCAATGTGACGCTTGCAAGCGCTTCTTTGCAACCATTTACACATCAACAATGGCAAAAAGATCAACAAAACAGCATTGATAAA GAAAGAAAGCGCGCTGTAACAATCCATGTATCCGATGAGGATGGAAACATGATCGAAGGAGCTAGGATCTTCGTCGAGCAAACTAATAGAGATTTTCTTTTTGGTTCAGCCATATCAAAGAATATTCTTGGGAACTTACCATATCAG AAATGGTTCCTCGAAAGATTCAACGCAGCTGTTTTCGAAAACGAACTAAAATGGTGTGAAACTGAGCCTGAACAAGGGAGTGTCAACTACACTATACCAGATTTGATGCTAGATTTTGTGAGAGCTAATCAGATTACGGTCAGAGGGCATAACATATTCTGGGAAGACCCAATGTATATCCCTTCATGGGTCCAAAACCTAACCGGTGATGCGCTTTATTCAGCTGTCAAGTCGCGCATACAAAGCCTAATGACTCACTACAAGAACCAATTCGTCCATTGGGACGTTTCCAACGAGATGCTACACTTTGACTTCTATGAGCAACAACTCGGTCAAAACGCCTCGCTGGAAATGTTTAAATTGGCCCATGAAACTGACCCGTTAGCATGGTTGTTTATGAATGATTTTAATGTGGTGGAGACGTGTGGTGATCTGAACTCAAGTGTCGGTGCATATGTCGGTAGGATGAAGGAGTTGGAGGAGGGTGGTGTTACTATGGATGGTGTTGGGTTAGAAGGACATTTTACAATCCCAAATCCTCCTTTGATTAGAGGTGTATTGGACCAACTTGCTGCATTGCATCTTCCTATTTGGCTTACAGAAGTTGATATCAGCAACACCCTTGATCAAGATACCCAA GGAAAGTATTTGGAGGTAGTATTGAGAGAAGTGTACTCACACCCATCAGTAAATGGGATAATGCTATGGACAGCATTGGACCTAAATGGTTGCTACCAAATGTGTCTCACAGATCCCAATTTTCAAAACCTACCTGCTGGGGATGTTGTGGACAATTTATTGTTAAAAGAGTGGTCAACGGGGGTGGTCAATGGTCAAAGTGATGAAGATGGGACTTTTAGCTTTGATGGGTTCTTGGGTGAGTATATGGTCAATGTTGACATTGGAAATATGACTTCTAACTCAACATTCTTCATCTCCAAAGGAGATGAAACCACCCATTATAGTATTCAATTGTAG